The region GCTGCGATATAAATATTTTTAAACTTTTTGGCATAATTTAAACGATCTATAGCATATTGTTCTGGAAAATTTGCCGAACCATCTCTATTCAATCCATTCATAAGTGGGTATCCACCAGCTGCGCTATCATGAATATATAATTTAGCGTCTTTTGCTAAAACATCTAAAAAAGCCGCGGTATGATTTGCAAAGGAATCTCCTATTAACATACCATCAAGGGTGTCTTTTTTGATTCCTAAAAAACATTCCTCGCAATTTCCAATTTTAAATTTATCAAAACATTGTTTTCTTACCTTATTGGGGTAATTTGTCTTTGGAGTGAATTCACTTAATTGCGGGAATCGCTCAGGAAATCCATCTTTTGAGTCTAAGATGACGTAGGTCAAAGCAATAACGGCTAATGAGGGTAAGAAAATATACAGAAGGGTTTTTCTTAAATTATATTTGTATTTTTTTCTAAAGGGCTGTTCTATAAAGCGCCAGGAGAAATAGGAAAGAACAAAAAGCAAAATTAAAGAAAAAATCCTGACAAATCCATCCAGATTCATGCCTAAATATTTGATAAATACAAATATTGGCCAATGCCATAAATACATAGAGTAAGAGATTAGTCCAATTAAGACCAAGCCCTTGTTTAATAGTACTTTATTGATAATTCCTTTATTCTCGTCCTCTTTTCCTGTAAAAATAATCAAAGCAGTTCCGATACAAGGTAAGATTGCGTTAAAGCCAGGAAATATGCTTGACTTGTTTAGCAGTACTGCAGGAACTAAAATGATAACTATTCCGAGTATAGATAAGATGTTGTTTGTTTTTGTACTAACTACTGGTAATTTTCTCCAAAACATTGCTAAACAAGCTCCAATGGTAAGTTCAAATATTCTAGCCGGTAATAAAAAATAGGCAAAATTTGGATTTGTATTTGTTAAGTAAACGGAAAGGATGATTCCTGAGATTAAAAAAAGAACTATAAAAATAAGCCTCTTTTGCAAACTTAATTTTCGATGTAGAAATAGTAAAAGGAAAGGCCATAAAAAATAAAACTGTTCTTCAACGGATAATGACCAAGTATGTAGAAAAGGCTTTAAATCTGAGTTACCTGCAAAATAATCTCCATTGTTTATCCATAAATGAATGTTGTTTGTAGATAGAATGGTGTGTATGAGTGTTCTGGCATAAGATTCTAAGTCATCTGAAAATAAAATGAAGTAAGCCGGAATTGTTACAACAAGCATTATGAAAACCAACACGGGTATAATACGTCTAATTCGTCTTAAATAAAACTCTCCAAAGGAAAAAGAATTGTGCTGCATTTCTTTATCAATTCCAAGAGTAATTAAAAAACCTGAAAGAACAAAAAAAACATCAACTCCTATATATCCTCCAGTAATAAAGGGAAAGTCGGCGTGGTATAAAACCACTAGTAAAACTGCTATTGCTCGCATTCCGTCAATATCTGGACGATATGAAAAGTTTGATTTCATGAAAAATATTTTCGGCAAATATAATCTGATTTTTTTTGAAAACTAATTTGTTTCCCATTACTATTCTATTTGTTGATTCCGTTTTAGTATTGGTTTGTTTTTTTTAAAAGAAGCACAGCGTTCATTTAGAATGCTTCTTTCTATCTTTGTAAAAAAATCAAGGAATACATGCCTAGAATTCTATCAATAGATTACGGACAAAAACGCACCGGAATAGCCGTTACTGACGAAATGCAAATTATCGCCTCTGGATTGACAACCATTCCCAGCGCAAGCGCTATTGCTTTTTTAAAAGATTATTTTGCTAAAGAAAAAGTCGAAGCGGTTTTAATTGGAGAGCCCAAACAGATGAACGGAGAACCTTCTGAAAGTGCTTCCATTATAAAAGGTTTTGTGACTCATTTTACGAATCATTTTCCAGATATGAAAGTGATTCGGGTTGATGAGCGTTTTACTTCAAAAATGGCTTTTCAAACGATGATCGATAGCGGACTTAATAAAAAACAGCGTCAAAATAAAGCGCTTATCGATGAGATTTCGGCCACAATAATGCTACAAGATTATTTGAACCGAAAACAGTTTTAGACTTTGATATTTAATCAAGTAAAACAGCTTAAACGTTTTCGTGATTTCTAACTTTTTAGAGACCTTTTTATGTTTTTTTTTGCAATTTTATGAAGTACCTTTGCACTTTAAATTATTGCTATGCCTGATACAACAACAACCCAAACAAATACTGATGTAGTTCTTATTGGAGCCGGAATAATGAGCGCTACTCTTGGCTTAATTCTGAAAGAATTGCAACCGGATATAAAAATTCAAATTTTCGAAAGATTAGATATCGCAGCTGCTGAGAGTTCTGATGCCTGGAATAATGCCGGTACGGGACATTCTGCTTTTTGTGAATTGAATTATACTCCTGAGAAAGAAGATGGTAGCATAGATCCGAAAAAAGCAATCAGTATTGCTGAATCTTTTGAAGTTTCCCGTCAATTTTGGGCTTATTTAGTGGAACAGAAAAAGGTTCCTTCTCCTGAAAATTTTATTAAAAGGGTTCCTCATTTGAGTTTTGTTTGGGGAGATAAAAATGTGGCTTATCTTAAGAAAAGATTTGAAACTTTACAGCAAAATAATCTTTTCAAGGAGATGGTGTTTACTACTGATTACTCCCAAATGAAAGAATGGATGCCTCTGGTTATGGAAGGCAGAAAAGAATCGGATAGTTTTGCAGCAACGACAATGCCTATTGGTACTGATGTTAATTTTGGTGAATTGACCAGAAGTATTTTTAATTATTTGGGTACACTGGATGGTGTTAGTCTTCATTTTAATCATGAAGTTAAGAAATTAAAAAAGCAGGATGATAAATCTTGGAGAATAAAAATTACTGATTTAGCTTCAGGTGAAAAGAAAAAAATAAATACCAAGTTCGTTTTTATTGGAGCAGGAGGAGGTTCGTTACCTTTATTGGAGAAAGCAGATGTTCCTGAAGGAAAAGGATATGGAGGTTTCCCGGTAAGCGGACAATGGTTAAAATGTATCAATCCGGAAGTAATTGCAAAACACAAAGCGAAGGTTTATGGTAAGGCAAGTGTAGGAGCTCCGCCAATGTCAGTTCCTCATATCGATTCAAGAATGATTAACGGAGAAAAACAACTTTTGTTTGGGCCTTTTGCTGGTTTTTCTACCCGTTTTTTGAAAAATGGCTCTTATTCTGATTTGCCTTTATCGATTAAAACAGATAACATTATTCCGATGATTGCTGCCGGAATAAAAAATATTCCTTTGACAAAATATTTGATAGAACAAGTGAGACAATCGCCAAAAGATCGAATCAATGCACTACGAGAATACGTTCCTTCTGCCAGATCTAAAGACTGGGTTATAGAAAGAGCGGGACAAAGGGTTCAGGTGATTAAGAAAGATGAAAAAGAAGGTGGTGTATTAGAGTTTGGTACTGAGGTGATCACCACAGCCGATGGCTCTCTGGCAGTATTGCTGGGTGCTTCTCCAGGTGCTTCTACTGCTGTTTCGATAATGGTGGATTTGGTAGGAAGATGTTTTAAAGAAAAACTGGATACGCCAGAATGGCAAGAGAAAATAAAAGAGATGATTCCTTCTTATGGTCAAACATTAAATGATAAGCCGGAACTCT is a window of Flavobacterium acetivorans DNA encoding:
- a CDS encoding malate:quinone oxidoreductase; amino-acid sequence: MPDTTTTQTNTDVVLIGAGIMSATLGLILKELQPDIKIQIFERLDIAAAESSDAWNNAGTGHSAFCELNYTPEKEDGSIDPKKAISIAESFEVSRQFWAYLVEQKKVPSPENFIKRVPHLSFVWGDKNVAYLKKRFETLQQNNLFKEMVFTTDYSQMKEWMPLVMEGRKESDSFAATTMPIGTDVNFGELTRSIFNYLGTLDGVSLHFNHEVKKLKKQDDKSWRIKITDLASGEKKKINTKFVFIGAGGGSLPLLEKADVPEGKGYGGFPVSGQWLKCINPEVIAKHKAKVYGKASVGAPPMSVPHIDSRMINGEKQLLFGPFAGFSTRFLKNGSYSDLPLSIKTDNIIPMIAAGIKNIPLTKYLIEQVRQSPKDRINALREYVPSARSKDWVIERAGQRVQVIKKDEKEGGVLEFGTEVITTADGSLAVLLGASPGASTAVSIMVDLVGRCFKEKLDTPEWQEKIKEMIPSYGQTLNDKPELLDEIRNKTASVLKLK
- a CDS encoding acyltransferase family protein, which encodes MKSNFSYRPDIDGMRAIAVLLVVLYHADFPFITGGYIGVDVFFVLSGFLITLGIDKEMQHNSFSFGEFYLRRIRRIIPVLVFIMLVVTIPAYFILFSDDLESYARTLIHTILSTNNIHLWINNGDYFAGNSDLKPFLHTWSLSVEEQFYFLWPFLLLFLHRKLSLQKRLIFIVLFLISGIILSVYLTNTNPNFAYFLLPARIFELTIGACLAMFWRKLPVVSTKTNNILSILGIVIILVPAVLLNKSSIFPGFNAILPCIGTALIIFTGKEDENKGIINKVLLNKGLVLIGLISYSMYLWHWPIFVFIKYLGMNLDGFVRIFSLILLFVLSYFSWRFIEQPFRKKYKYNLRKTLLYIFLPSLAVIALTYVILDSKDGFPERFPQLSEFTPKTNYPNKVRKQCFDKFKIGNCEECFLGIKKDTLDGMLIGDSFANHTAAFLDVLAKDAKLYIHDSAAGGYPLMNGLNRDGSANFPEQYAIDRLNYAKKFKNIYIAANWESLSDSKNEATYRSTIKTLGELVKTGKKIIIFEALRTTTEMNLHRAKLIKAKIPVYFSERNFSFPEYKRPNNYIIDEIKRKYPSIIIINLNDVMCENGNCEIEISNTIVYRNPDHLNTSGARLLGETYLKKYNNPLKK
- the ruvX gene encoding Holliday junction resolvase RuvX — its product is MPRILSIDYGQKRTGIAVTDEMQIIASGLTTIPSASAIAFLKDYFAKEKVEAVLIGEPKQMNGEPSESASIIKGFVTHFTNHFPDMKVIRVDERFTSKMAFQTMIDSGLNKKQRQNKALIDEISATIMLQDYLNRKQF